A DNA window from Impatiens glandulifera chromosome 7, dImpGla2.1, whole genome shotgun sequence contains the following coding sequences:
- the LOC124946112 gene encoding protein SIEVE ELEMENT OCCLUSION B-like, giving the protein MASNGKSMNLMKSDRKMFSASDDGTMMKQIVATHSPDGRDMDVKPVILIIEDILNRVSPGIDGAIHARDTDHVVADALDNKSAAVVDGFGGLPEALPYIIYKVSCELSCKCSGGGDAHGTTISILNLLSTYPWEAKVVISLAAFSVNYGEFWLVALLGATNPLAKSVALLKQLPDIVEHASSLKPRFDSVNTLIKAMLDVTKCITEFRELPPQYISQEVPPLSTAMTHIPTTAYWTIRSMVACASQITSLLGMSFEYISSTTEAWELSSLAHKVNNIHGHLKSQLGICYQHIDDKKHAETYQNLIRLFETSHIDNIKILKALIYAKDDLLPLVDGNSMKVQIEVLRKKTVLLLISDLDICEEEMMILGHIYQQSKQRPELLQYEIVWLPIVNRKNPWTDANQNKFIYLQEKMFWYTVHHPSILDPAVIRYIKEVWHFSKKPILVTLDLHGKVVSPDALHMVWIWGNAAYPFSLAREKQLWEEETWTLELLVDSIDPAINEWIAQDKYICLLGGEDLGWIRKFTTKLKEIAHTAGISLEMVYVGKSVPKERVKRIIETIIKENLCHCWPDLTSIWYFWIRLESMFRSKIQHGKTVENDNVMQEVLKMLSFDGSEQGWALISKGLSKMAKSKGDTLLTSLEQFDSWEEKAKEKGFVPALDDNLAQLHTPQHCNRLILPGITGGIPEMVVCAECSRPMEKYFMYRCCND; this is encoded by the exons atggCAAGTAATGGTAAGTCAATGAACCTGATGAAAAGTGACAGGAAAATGTTCTCTGCATCTGACGATGGAACCATGATGAAGCAAATTGTAGCAACTCATTCACCAGATGGCCGTGATATGGATGTGAAGCCAGTCATTCTCATAATTGAGGATATTCTGAATCGGGTCAGCCCAGGCATTGACGGTGCTATCCAT GCGAGAGATACTGATCATGTAGTGGCAGATGCATTGGACAACAAGTCCGCAGCAGTTGTTGATGGATTTGGTGGCCTTCCTGAAGCACTGCCCTACATTATATACAAAGTCTCATGTGAG TTGTCATGCAAGTGCTCAGGTGGTGGAGATGCTCATGGGACAACAATCTCGATACTGAACTTGCTTTCAACTTATCCTTGGGAAGCAAAAGTGGTTATTTCACTAGCAGCCTTTTCAGTGAATTACGGTGAGTTTTGGCTCGTGGCATTACTTGGAGCCACAAACCCTCTAGCAAAATCCGTGGCTCTTCTGAAGCAATTACCAGACATCGTAGAGCATGCGAGTTCCTTGAAACCCAGATTTGATTCAGTTAATACTCTTATCAAGGCCATGTTGGATGTGACTAAGTGCATAACTGAGTTCAGGGAGCTCCCCCCTCAATATATTTCTCAAGAAGTCCCACCTCTCTCGACAGCCATGACTCATATTCCTACAACAGCCTATTGGACCATCAGAAGCATGGTGGCATGTGCATCTCAGATCACTAGCCTCTTAGGCATGAGTTTTGA ATACATCTCCTCTACAACTGAGGCATGGGAGCTGTCTAGTTTGGCTCATAAGGTCAATAACATACATGGTCACCTTAAGTCACAGCTTGGTATTTGCTATCAACACATTG ATGATAAAAAACATGCGGAAACGTACCAGAATCTGATCCGCCTGTTCGAGACAAGCCACATAGACAACATCAAGATTTTGAAAGCACTTATTTATGCCAAGGATGATCTTCTTCCACTTGTGGATGGAAACTCCATGAAA gttCAGATTGAGGTTCTAAGGAAAAAAACAGTGTTACTTCTCATATCAGACCTGGACATATGCGAGGAAGAGATGATGATACTAGGCCACATCTACCAACAATCAAAGCAAAGGCCAGAGCTTCTGCAATACGAAATCGTGTGGCTTCCAATAGTCAACAGAAAGAACCCATGGACCGATGCAAACCAAAACAAGTTTATTTACCTTCAAGAAAAGATGTTCTGGTATACTGTTCACCATCCTTCAATACTTGATCCAGCAGTCATCAG GTACATAAAAGAAGTTTGGCATTTCTCGAAGAAACCCATTCTGGTGACACTGGATCTTCATGGAAAAGTAGTTTCCCCAGATGCCCTCCACATGGTATGGATATGGGGAAATGCGGCATACCCTTTCTCCTTAGCAAGAGAAAAACAACTCTGGGAGGAGGAGACGTGGACACTTGAGCTGTTGGTGGACAGTATTGATCCAGCCATCAATGAATGG ATTGCACAAGATAAGTATATATGCTTGCTAGGAGGAGAAGATTTGGGATGGATTAGGAAATTCACCACCAAATTAAAAGAAATCGCTCACACTGCTGGCATTTCCTTGGAAATGGTTTATGTGGGTAAGAGCGTCCCTAAGGAGAGAGTGAAAAGGATAATAGAAACAATCATTAAGGAGAATTTATGCCACTGTTGGCCGGATCTAACCTCAATTTGGTACTTCTGGATCCGGCTGGAGAGCATGTTTCGATCCAAGATACAACATGGGAAGACCGTGGAGAACGATAATGTGATGCAGGAAGTGTTAAAGATGCTAAGCTTTGATGGTAGTGAACAGGGATGGGCTTTAATCAGTAAGGGATTAAGCAAGATGGCAAAATCAAAGGGGGATACTTTATTAACAAGCTTAGAACAGTTTGATTCATGGGAGGAGAAGGCAAAGGAGAAAGGGTTCGTACCTGCTCTGGATGATAATCTGGCTCAACTCCACACCCCGCAGCATTGTAATCGTCTAATTCTCCCCGGAATTACAGGCGGAATACCGGAAATGGTCGTATGTGCAGAATGTAGCCGTCCGATGGAGAAGTATTTCATGTATCGGTGTTGCAATGATTGA
- the LOC124910511 gene encoding protein-L-isoaspartate O-methyltransferase 1 has protein sequence MASSVVAYSCRYHAPFKQRFLSFSRLILHHRRFSPSTSIVVSAYFSGNLPILNNVWKGNTRCLRMERFWSDRAVNKNKEMVRQLHKCGIIKSERVTEVMESIDRALFVPPGTPPYVDSPMQIGYNVTISAPHMHAMCLELLEGHLKPGMHVLDIGSGTGYLTACFALMVGPQGRTVGVEHIPELAASSIENIKKSAVAHLLEEGSLSVHVGDGRLGWAEHAPYDAIHVGAAPAEIPPALIEQLKPGGRLVIPVGNIFQDLQVVDKKEDGSISVRSETSVRYVPLTNRESQLHGQ, from the exons ATGGCTTCCTCAGTGGTAGCGTATAGTTGCCGCTATCACGCGCCTTTTAAGCAGCGTTTCTTAAGCTTCTCTCGCCTCATCCTCCATCACCGTCGCTTCTCGCCGTCGACTTCCATCGTCGTCTCCGCCTATTTCTCCGGCAATCTTCCGATTCTCAATAACGTTTGGAAGGGGAACACTCGCTGTTTAAGGATGGAG AGATTTTGGAGTGACAGAGCAGTTAACAAGAATAAAGAAATGGTTAGGCAATTACATAAATGTGGTATCATAAAGTCGGAGAGGGTTACAGAAGTTATGGAGTCTATTGATAGAGCACTATTTGTACCTCCAGGAACCCCTCCCTATGTAGACAGTCCAATGCAGATAGGTTATAATGTTACTATTTCTGCACCCCATATGCATGCAATGTGCCTCGAGTTGTTGGAGGGTCACTTAAAGCCTGGTATGCACGTCTTGGATATTGGTTCAG GAACGGGGTATTTGACAGCATGTTTTGCATTGATGGTTGGGCCCCAAGGTCGTACTGTTGGTGTAGAGCATATTCCTGAATTGGCAGCTTCCTCAATTGAGAACATAAAGAAAAGTGCTGTAGCTCATTTATTGGAGGAGGGTTCTCTTTCTGTGCATGTTGGTG ATGGAAGGCTGGGTTGGGCAGAGCATGCACCTTATGATGCCATCCATGTTGGAGCTGCCCCAGCAGAGATTCCACCAGCATTGATTGAACAGTTAAAACCTGGGGGTAGACTTGTAATTCCAGTCGGGAACATTTTTCAGGACCTGCAAGTTGTTGACAAAAAAGAAGATGGTTCGATCAGTGTTCGCAGTGAGACTTCAGTTCGTTATGTTCCATTGACAAACCGAGAATCTCAGCTCCATGGACAATGA
- the LOC124944796 gene encoding E3 ubiquitin-protein ligase RGLG2-like encodes MSTCASCRYSSSYRYQPPAPEPTRLEKKFSRIDDNYTNLEQVSDALARSGLESSNLIVGIDFTKSNEWTGARSFHRRSLHHINNGEQGMNPYEQAISIIGQTLSSFDDDNFIPCFGFGDASTHDQEVFSFYPMERFCNGFEEVLNRYRELVPQLHLAGPTSLAPIIEMAASIVEQSGGQYHVLLIIADGQVTRSINTVKGQLSPQEKKTVEAIVKASEYPLSIILVGVGDGPWDMMREFDDNIPARAFDNFQFVNFTEIMSKQVERSRKEAEFALAALMEIPAQYRASVELNLLGSSKGKGIDRVALPPPQYSTGSSRMAKPWESRSFRRSTPPPSEDRHDNACFSSNRFTFPSFDNHVCPICLTDPKNMAFGCGHQTCCDCGQGLELCPMCRRAITFRMRLY; translated from the exons ATGTCAACTTGTGCTTCTTGTCGGTATTCATCTTCGTATCGATATCAACCTCCAGCTCCCGAACCAACAAGGTTGGAGAAGAAATTCTCGAGAATTGATGACAATTACACCAACTTGGAACAGGTTTCTGATGCTTTGGCACGATCAGGACTCGAGTCTTCGAATTTAATAGTTGGAATCGACTTCACCAAGAGCAATGAGTGGACAG GTGCAAGATCGTTTCATAGAAGAAGTTTGCACCATATTAACAACGGAGAACAAGGAATGAACCCTTATGAACAGGCTATATCGATCATTGGACAAACTTTATCATCATTCGATGATGACAACTTCATCCCGTGTTTTGGATTTGGCGACG CTTCCACCCATGATCAAGAGGTCTTTAGCTTCTATCCAATGGAGAGATTTTGCAATGGTTTTGAGGAAGTGTTAAATAGATACAGAGAATTGGTTCCTCAACTGCACCTTGCAG GGCCAACATCGCTTGCACCGATAATTGAAATGGCCGCCAGTATTGTCGAGCAAAGTGGCGGCCAGTACCATGTTTTACTTATAATAGCTGACGGGCag GTTACAAGAAGTATTAATACTGTAAAAGGACAGTTAAGTCCACAAGAGAAGAAGACTGTTGAGGCAATTGTAAAGGCAAg TGAATATCCGCTGTCTATTATCTTAGTGGGAGTTGGAGACGGGCCTTGGGACATGATGAGGGAATTTGACGATAATATCCCTGCCCGAGCTTTTGACAACTTCCAG TTTGTAAATTTTACGGAAATCATGTCAAAACAAGTGGAGAGATCGCGTAAAGAAGCGGAATTTGCTCTAGCGGCCTTGATGGAAATACCAGCTCAATATAGAGCAAGTGTAGAGCTTAATTTGTTAGG CTCAAGTAAAGGAAAGGGTATAGATCGTGTCGCTTTACCCCCTCCACAGTATAGCACGGGATCCTCTCGCATGGCCAAACCTTGGGAGTCTAGAAGTTTTCGACGTTCCACTCCACCACCTTCCGAAGATAGGCATGACAATGCATGTTTTAGCTCAAATAGATTCACATTTCCTAGTTTTGATAACCAT GTTTGCCCGATCTGCCTTACCGATCCAAAGAACATGGCTTTTGGGTGCGGTCATCag ACTTGTTGCGATTGTGGTCAAGGCCTTGAGCTTTGCCCCATGTGTCGTCGAGCTATAACATTCAGGATGCGGCTATACTAA